AACCTTGAGTtctaaaaatgaacattttatacCGTTGTGCTCTTTGTGTCCAGCGAGGCCTGGTTTTCCACAGGAACAtcctggaggaggcagagaggagctcAGTCACAAACAGAAGAGGTTTCATCAGCCGTGTGCTACTCGGAACACAAACCTTGTGAGGACCGCTCTGGTCCTTCATCCCTGGGACGTTCCCCAGCCCATTTTCTTTAGGAACGTTGAGGTCTTCCAGGCTGCCATCGCTTTCATCGATGTGCAGCAGGccgctgtctgctgctgctactgcggacagctgctgctccaaacTCTCAGAGTCACAggagaagttctcttcagagcTGCTCTCGCTGGGCGGAGCTTTCTCATCACATTCTGCTGAAGGCTCAGACTCTTCTTCCTTTACGCTCCGCTCCTCCTCATTCTGCTTGCTGTCACCTCCAGCGGCCTCTGGAcctttctctccgtctctggATGGACTCTGCATCTCGCTGTGGTTCAGTTCTGTGTCCTGGTCCCGGGACTCAGAGATCTCCAGCATAGAATGATGGGAAGAGCCCATGATGGAGCTGCTTTCCCTGGGCAGAGTGCTGTGGCGAGGTTTCTCAGGAGATCTGAAACTTGACCTCAGGCTGGATCTTGGATTATAGTTCCAGTGAAACTCAGAAAAACTGGTTTTCCAGGCTTTGGGGGACATCAGCGAACGTCTCTTCAAGGAGCCAAAACTGAAATATAAAGGAAAGACAACAATTCAAGTAATGTCTAATCCTGGGAGAAGCTGAAGAGATTCAAATGTGCGGAATATTTACCGCTGCAGGCCTCTCACAGCTAACACTTTGTCTGGATGCTGCAATTGCAGCTCCTTCATCACATTCTGGAGGTCTTGAGTGAACT
This genomic window from Takifugu rubripes chromosome 3, fTakRub1.2, whole genome shotgun sequence contains:
- the bin2a gene encoding bridging integrator 2a translates to MADSQRRTSGDFAKKVQRQLSRGKEKVLQKLGKTVETRDDQFECCLQQFIDQQTDGNRIYKDMRNYVSAVRDMREASRRLSQSLFDAYDPSWVGEEDLGAIVEGEDLLWNDYEVKLLDQAVRAMESYVGQFPDVREKISKRGRKLVDYDSSRHHLEALQTAKKRDDVKIRKAEEEVNAAKSVYENINSELKEELPVLFDNRVGCYISVFSSMSNLQNIFFKEMHTFTQDLQNVMKELQLQHPDKVLAVRGLQRFGSLKRRSLMSPKAWKTSFSEFHWNYNPRSSLRSSFRSPEKPRHSTLPRESSSIMGSSHHSMLEISESRDQDTELNHSEMQSPSRDGEKGPEAAGGDSKQNEEERSVKEEESEPSAECDEKAPPSESSSEENFSCDSESLEQQLSAVAAADSGLLHIDESDGSLEDLNVPKENGLGNVPGMKDQSGPHKDVPVENQASLDTKSTTQRSTSD